One genomic segment of Abyssisolibacter fermentans includes these proteins:
- a CDS encoding NAD(+)/NADH kinase: protein MKTKKINIIHNNTEKSLNITSLLKEKLEHQGFCITDSFSYDAFLNICVGGDGAFLRAIHNFDFTNIPFIGINTGTLGFFQEVSPENLDLLIQKIKNQDYKIEPIFLVEGIICTRTSCIELIAINEIVIKGYHSKTIHLNVSIDNNYLEKFSGDGVIVSTPIGSTAYNFSCGGSLVYPTLDVLQLTPIAPINSKAYRSLTSSIIVPNSLLIQIKPEYRDENSILIVVDGQEHKYENIVEISFKISSMKANILTLGNHSFWTNVKDKFL, encoded by the coding sequence ATGAAAACTAAAAAAATTAATATCATACATAATAATACTGAAAAATCTTTGAATATAACTTCATTATTAAAAGAAAAACTTGAACACCAAGGCTTTTGTATAACAGATAGTTTTAGTTATGATGCTTTTCTAAATATATGTGTAGGTGGAGATGGAGCTTTTTTGAGAGCTATTCATAATTTTGATTTCACTAACATACCTTTTATTGGTATAAACACAGGTACATTAGGATTTTTTCAAGAAGTATCTCCTGAAAACTTAGATTTGTTAATTCAAAAGATAAAAAATCAAGATTATAAAATTGAACCGATATTTTTGGTTGAAGGGATAATATGTACACGAACAAGTTGTATTGAGTTAATTGCAATTAATGAAATCGTAATAAAAGGTTATCATTCAAAAACTATTCACTTAAATGTTTCCATAGACAATAACTATTTAGAAAAATTTAGCGGTGATGGAGTTATTGTATCTACCCCTATAGGAAGTACTGCTTATAATTTTTCTTGTGGTGGCAGTCTTGTATATCCTACATTAGATGTACTACAATTAACTCCAATAGCACCTATAAATTCAAAGGCTTACAGATCGTTAACATCTAGTATTATAGTTCCTAATAGCTTACTCATTCAAATTAAACCTGAATATAGAGATGAAAATTCAATACTTATAGTTGTTGACGGACAAGAACATAAATATGAAAATATTGTTGAGATATCATTTAAGATATCCTCAATGAAAGCCAATATTCTAACCTTAGGAAATCATAGTTTTTGGACTAATGTAAAAGATAAATTTTTATAA
- the cobO gene encoding cob(I)yrinic acid a,c-diamide adenosyltransferase — MNKGYVHVYTGNGKGKTTAAFGLALRAVCAGKKVFVGQFVKGMKYSETKVEKYISSIEIKQFGLDCFIYKEPTQEDIDMAKKGLGICRKKLQEDYDVVILDEINIALYFKLVSIDEVLELINSRKKNIELILTGRYAPKEIIEAADLVTEMKEIKHYYNIGVEARKGIES, encoded by the coding sequence ATGAATAAAGGTTATGTGCATGTATATACAGGAAATGGAAAAGGCAAGACTACTGCGGCTTTTGGATTAGCACTTAGAGCAGTATGTGCAGGTAAAAAAGTTTTTGTTGGTCAATTTGTTAAAGGTATGAAATACAGCGAAACAAAAGTTGAAAAATATATTTCTAGTATTGAGATTAAACAATTTGGATTAGATTGTTTTATATACAAAGAACCCACACAAGAAGATATTGATATGGCAAAAAAAGGCTTAGGTATATGTAGAAAAAAACTACAAGAAGACTATGATGTTGTCATACTAGATGAAATAAATATTGCATTATATTTTAAGCTAGTTTCAATAGATGAAGTTTTAGAACTAATCAATAGTAGGAAAAAAAATATAGAGTTAATTTTAACAGGTAGATATGCACCAAAAGAAATTATAGAGGCTGCAGATTTAGTTACTGAAATGAAGGAAATAAAACATTATTATAATATTGGAGTTGAGGCTCGTAAAGGTATAGAAAGTTAA
- a CDS encoding DUF2500 domain-containing protein, which produces MNSFDSTFTILVPILAILMPILVISLIVYSSVKQKRYNDSQPRLNVQAKIIGKRTKVTGSDHARTHYYITFQLNTNDRIELELNGEEYGMLVEGDMGELIFQGNRYLGFKRLNM; this is translated from the coding sequence ATGAATAGTTTTGATAGTACCTTTACAATTTTAGTTCCCATTTTAGCGATATTAATGCCTATATTAGTAATAAGTCTTATTGTTTATTCGTCTGTAAAACAAAAACGGTATAATGATAGTCAGCCCAGATTAAATGTACAAGCTAAAATAATTGGTAAAAGGACAAAAGTGACTGGTAGCGATCATGCACGTACTCACTATTATATAACTTTTCAGTTAAATACAAATGACAGAATTGAATTAGAGCTTAATGGTGAAGAATATGGGATGTTGGTTGAAGGTGACATGGGGGAATTAATTTTTCAAGGGAATAGATATTTGGGATTTAAAAGACTTAATATGTAG
- a CDS encoding fumarylacetoacetate hydrolase family protein — translation MYFLTYLFNEEEKIGILSKNKIIPLDTIYNKLNLNPPTDMLSFIKMSNDSLVEKINNTADSMVNNSIELDQVKILAPIPYPKNDVICLGKNYIEHAKEVMGLTSDNLDIPTQPIYFSKRANPAIGNNDIIMKHSSITDSVDYEVELAIIIGKDGINIKKEEAQDYIFGYTIANDISARNLQKKHIQWFKGKSLNTFCPMGPYIVHKSLIPFPVHLDIKCFINGELRQNSNTKNLIFDIPYIISDLSKGMKLNAGDIIMTGTPSGVGLGFKPFKFLKSGDKIECFIEGIGTLTNYIE, via the coding sequence ATGTATTTCTTAACTTATCTTTTTAATGAAGAAGAAAAAATAGGTATATTATCTAAAAATAAAATTATACCTCTTGATACAATATATAATAAATTGAATCTAAACCCACCAACGGATATGCTAAGTTTTATTAAAATGTCCAATGATTCTCTAGTAGAGAAAATAAATAATACAGCTGATTCAATGGTTAATAATTCTATTGAACTCGATCAGGTTAAAATACTGGCACCTATTCCTTATCCTAAAAATGACGTAATTTGTCTTGGTAAAAACTATATAGAACATGCTAAAGAAGTAATGGGTTTGACTTCTGATAATTTAGATATTCCTACTCAACCAATTTACTTCAGCAAACGAGCAAACCCAGCCATAGGTAATAATGACATAATAATGAAACACTCATCTATTACAGATAGTGTTGACTATGAAGTAGAGCTTGCCATAATTATAGGCAAAGACGGTATCAACATTAAAAAAGAAGAAGCACAGGACTATATATTTGGATATACTATTGCAAATGATATCTCTGCAAGAAACCTACAAAAAAAGCACATACAATGGTTTAAAGGTAAAAGCCTCAATACTTTTTGCCCTATGGGTCCTTATATAGTTCATAAAAGCCTTATACCTTTTCCAGTACATCTTGATATTAAATGTTTCATTAATGGAGAATTAAGACAAAACTCTAATACTAAAAATTTAATTTTTGATATCCCATATATAATTAGTGATTTATCAAAGGGAATGAAATTAAATGCGGGTGATATAATTATGACGGGTACACCATCCGGAGTAGGTTTAGGTTTTAAACCTTTCAAATTCTTGAAATCAGGAGATAAAATTGAATGTTTTATTGAAGGTATAGGAACTCTAACTAATTATATAGAGTAG
- a CDS encoding histidine phosphatase family protein produces the protein MIKVYFVRHAESDYSIHDDYNRPLTRKGISDSEKITDLLINKNINRIFSSPYKRSIDTIVHLADKTSLKINIIDDFRERSIGEWLEDFNSFSRKQWEDFNYKTQNSESLIEVQKRNVAALMEILKAYDNENIVIATHGTALSTIINYYNNDFGYEDFEKLRPIMPYVICFTFMEGTLIDSEVIDV, from the coding sequence ATGATAAAAGTATATTTTGTTAGACATGCTGAATCAGATTATTCTATTCATGATGATTATAATCGACCATTGACTAGAAAAGGTATATCTGACTCAGAAAAAATAACAGATTTATTGATTAATAAGAATATAAATAGAATATTTTCAAGCCCATATAAAAGATCAATAGATACAATAGTTCATTTAGCTGATAAGACGAGTTTAAAAATAAATATCATAGATGATTTTAGAGAAAGATCAATAGGTGAATGGCTTGAAGATTTTAATAGTTTTTCTAGAAAACAATGGGAAGATTTTAACTACAAAACTCAAAATAGTGAGAGTTTAATAGAAGTACAGAAACGAAATGTTGCAGCTTTAATGGAAATATTAAAAGCATATGATAATGAAAATATTGTTATAGCAACTCATGGGACAGCGTTAAGTACTATAATAAATTACTATAACAATGATTTCGGATATGAAGATTTTGAAAAATTAAGACCTATAATGCCATATGTTATTTGTTTTACATTTATGGAAGGTACATTAATAGACAGTGAAGTGATAGATGTGTAG
- a CDS encoding GTP pyrophosphokinase: protein MVMIKWNEMLMPYEQAVEELKIKFKSIRKEYRKIDEYSPIEFVTGRVKKISSIIDKAAKRNISLDMVQEEIEDIAGIRIMCQFTEDIYRVIELIRNRDKKDLFIVEERNYLGKIKESGYRSYHIIIRYPVHTVFGERRVLAEIQIRTLAMNFWATIEHSLNYKFEYQIPQTIKDRLKNAAEAAYNLDKEMSEIREEIVDAQEVFQAKSNVIEKIAKNIQKLSILGNKDCVDLQNKFLILQKEGNYNKLKDFNNKLELRLDKRNNYYKP, encoded by the coding sequence ATAGTAATGATAAAATGGAATGAAATGTTAATGCCTTATGAACAAGCAGTAGAAGAATTAAAAATAAAATTCAAAAGTATTAGAAAAGAATATAGAAAAATTGATGAATATTCTCCTATAGAATTTGTTACAGGTAGAGTAAAAAAAATATCAAGTATTATTGACAAGGCTGCAAAAAGAAATATTAGCTTAGATATGGTGCAAGAAGAAATTGAAGATATAGCAGGTATTAGAATAATGTGTCAATTCACTGAGGATATATATAGGGTTATAGAATTAATCAGAAATAGAGATAAAAAAGATTTGTTTATTGTAGAAGAACGTAATTACTTAGGTAAGATTAAAGAAAGTGGTTATAGAAGCTATCATATAATTATAAGATACCCTGTACATACAGTGTTTGGCGAAAGAAGAGTACTTGCTGAGATACAAATTAGAACATTGGCAATGAATTTTTGGGCAACTATTGAACATTCTTTAAATTATAAATTTGAATATCAAATTCCACAAACTATAAAAGATAGACTTAAAAATGCGGCAGAAGCTGCGTATAATCTTGATAAGGAAATGTCTGAAATAAGAGAAGAGATAGTTGATGCCCAAGAAGTATTTCAAGCTAAATCAAATGTTATAGAAAAGATAGCAAAAAATATTCAAAAATTATCTATATTAGGGAATAAAGATTGTGTAGATTTACAAAATAAGTTTTTAATTTTACAAAAGGAGGGTAATTATAATAAATTAAAAGACTTTAATAATAAATTAGAATTAAGGTTAGACAAGAGGAATAACTATTATAAACCCTGA
- a CDS encoding nucleoside phosphorylase translates to MLKKQEYPILEFDTCNDSYIEPTKIYKKIDVPECCVITFFKDVIDNKNRLEELKQVGTIYTETIDIPIYETIFNGKRIALVIGFLGAAGSAGILEDLIAQGCKKFIVCGGAGVLQKNIAVGHLIIPTSAVRDEGVSYHYIKPSREIECNKDVIDVIEKEFLELGIKYTKAKTWTTDAFFRETKDKVALRVSEGCVTVEMEAAAFFAVAKFRNVKLGQILYGGDDLSGEEWCGRSWKSRKEIRENLVNLSMSVCLKI, encoded by the coding sequence ATGTTAAAAAAACAAGAATATCCAATACTGGAATTTGATACATGTAACGATTCTTATATTGAGCCAACAAAAATTTATAAAAAAATTGATGTGCCAGAATGTTGTGTTATAACATTTTTTAAAGATGTAATTGATAATAAAAATAGATTAGAGGAGTTAAAGCAAGTGGGTACTATTTATACTGAAACTATTGATATCCCTATCTATGAAACTATCTTTAATGGTAAAAGAATTGCTCTTGTGATAGGTTTTTTAGGTGCTGCTGGATCAGCTGGAATTCTTGAGGATTTAATAGCACAAGGATGTAAAAAATTTATTGTTTGTGGCGGAGCAGGTGTTTTACAAAAGAATATAGCAGTAGGACATTTAATTATTCCGACTTCAGCAGTAAGGGATGAAGGAGTATCTTATCATTATATTAAACCTTCAAGAGAAATTGAATGTAATAAAGATGTAATAGATGTAATTGAAAAAGAATTTTTAGAGCTAGGTATAAAATATACTAAAGCAAAAACTTGGACAACAGATGCATTTTTTAGAGAAACAAAGGACAAGGTTGCATTGAGGGTATCTGAAGGTTGTGTGACTGTTGAAATGGAAGCAGCAGCTTTTTTTGCAGTTGCTAAATTTAGAAATGTTAAACTAGGTCAAATATTATATGGTGGTGATGACTTAAGTGGTGAAGAATGGTGTGGGAGAAGTTGGAAATCAAGAAAGGAAATAAGAGAAAATTTAGTTAATTTGTCTATGAGTGTTTGTTTAAAGATTTAA
- a CDS encoding RluA family pseudouridine synthase — MQIENEDTLIYKMASDHESVFDAFIDELGLSARFFKSLVKENSISLNDKAIKRKTKVKRGDAIIINMLDEKPVYQPQNMSLEVLYEDLDLLIINKPPYTLVHPTKTHSNNTISNGVADYFVKKNIRKKVRLINRLDMNTSGVLVISKNPFGHLKLAAQMEKDIVKKKYIAVVEGVVEKDSNIIDLPIGKDDDNPIKNKVTPTGKKCITKYTVIKRYKTATLLEVNIMTGRTHQIRVHLAHIGYPIIGDELYNKECKLIKRQALHAYEIKFLKPRSNELISVCAKYPDDILNLLRKIDEE, encoded by the coding sequence ATGCAAATAGAAAATGAAGATACATTAATATACAAAATGGCATCAGATCATGAATCTGTCTTTGATGCATTTATAGATGAACTAGGACTCTCAGCAAGGTTTTTTAAAAGTTTAGTTAAGGAAAATAGTATTTCCCTAAATGACAAAGCTATAAAGAGAAAGACAAAGGTTAAAAGAGGAGATGCTATAATAATAAATATGCTTGATGAAAAACCTGTATATCAGCCTCAAAATATGTCTTTAGAAGTATTATATGAAGATTTAGATTTATTAATAATTAATAAACCACCATATACATTAGTACATCCAACTAAAACTCATTCAAATAATACTATAAGCAATGGAGTTGCTGATTATTTTGTTAAAAAAAATATAAGAAAAAAAGTTAGGTTAATTAACAGATTAGATATGAATACTTCTGGTGTACTAGTAATATCAAAAAATCCATTTGGACATTTGAAGTTAGCAGCGCAAATGGAAAAAGATATAGTAAAAAAGAAATATATTGCTGTAGTTGAAGGTGTAGTAGAAAAAGATAGCAACATAATAGATTTACCTATAGGCAAAGATGATGATAATCCAATAAAAAATAAAGTCACACCAACTGGTAAAAAATGCATAACAAAATATACAGTAATAAAACGTTATAAAACAGCTACCTTATTAGAGGTAAATATAATGACTGGAAGAACACATCAAATAAGAGTTCATTTAGCACATATAGGATATCCGATAATAGGTGATGAGCTATACAATAAAGAGTGCAAATTAATAAAAAGACAAGCATTACACGCGTATGAGATCAAGTTTTTAAAGCCAAGGAGCAATGAATTAATTAGTGTATGTGCTAAATATCCAGATGATATTTTGAATTTATTGAGGAAAATTGATGAAGAATAG
- the pepF gene encoding oligoendopeptidase F, giving the protein MSDNKKLKDRNQINEEYKWDLSSLFESDEQWEESFEKVKELSSKIKEYKGRISESGNTLLEVMNLKYKINRITENVVTYAKMKLDEDTRIDKYQGYFSRAEALDVKVEESNSFIIPEILEIEEDTLNDYIKNTEGLSLYRHKFDEILRQKNHTLSYAQEELLAQAGDIAGTPQNIFSMFNNADIKFPTVKDENGEDVEISHGMFIPLMESKDRSVRENAFKGLYSTYLGYKNTFASMLSGEVKKNIFYAKARKYNSALESALDDNNVPTSVYDNLIKAVHNNLDSMHKYMKIRKKALKLDELHMYDLYTSIVKDADMNIPYKECQETILEGLSPMGEEYINLVKQGFDSRWIDVYENRGKRSGAYSWGTYDSNPFILLNYHDTLNNMFTVAHEMGHSLHSYYSKHEQTYIYGGYSIFVAEVASTTNEATLMNYLLNTVKDKNQRLYLLNYYLEQFRSTIYRQTMFAEFEKIIHSEVENGKALTADNLCRIYKELNEKYYGPDVVVDEEIAIEWARIPHFYYNFYVFQYATGFSAAIAFSQKILQNKENLERYIGFLKSGSSDYPINVLKKAGVDMTTPDPVNNALKLFGELVDEMEKLI; this is encoded by the coding sequence ATGAGTGACAACAAAAAATTAAAGGATAGAAATCAAATTAATGAGGAATACAAATGGGATTTAAGTTCATTGTTTGAAAGCGATGAACAGTGGGAGGAAAGCTTTGAAAAAGTAAAAGAACTTTCTAGCAAAATAAAAGAGTACAAAGGAAGAATTTCAGAGTCAGGTAATACTTTATTAGAAGTAATGAATCTAAAATATAAAATTAATAGAATCACAGAAAATGTAGTAACATATGCAAAGATGAAACTTGATGAGGATACCAGAATAGATAAATACCAAGGTTATTTTTCTAGAGCTGAAGCTTTGGATGTAAAAGTAGAAGAAAGTAATTCATTTATAATACCAGAAATTTTAGAAATAGAAGAAGATACTTTGAACGATTATATTAAAAATACAGAAGGATTATCTTTGTATAGACATAAATTTGATGAAATATTAAGACAAAAAAATCATACTTTATCATATGCTCAGGAAGAATTATTAGCTCAAGCAGGTGATATAGCTGGAACACCACAAAATATATTTTCTATGTTTAATAACGCAGATATTAAATTTCCAACTGTAAAAGATGAAAATGGAGAAGATGTTGAAATAAGTCATGGAATGTTTATTCCTTTGATGGAGAGTAAAGATAGATCAGTAAGAGAGAATGCCTTTAAAGGGTTATATAGTACTTATTTAGGATATAAAAACACTTTTGCTTCTATGTTAAGTGGAGAAGTTAAAAAGAATATTTTTTATGCAAAAGCAAGAAAATATAATTCTGCTTTAGAATCTGCTTTAGACGATAATAATGTTCCAACAAGTGTGTATGATAATCTTATTAAAGCAGTGCATAATAATTTAGATTCTATGCACAAATATATGAAAATTAGAAAAAAAGCATTAAAATTAGATGAACTTCACATGTATGATTTATATACTTCAATTGTTAAAGATGCAGATATGAATATACCTTATAAAGAGTGTCAAGAGACTATTTTAGAAGGTCTAAGTCCTATGGGAGAAGAATATATAAATTTAGTAAAACAAGGCTTTGATTCAAGATGGATTGATGTATATGAAAATAGAGGTAAAAGAAGTGGAGCTTATTCTTGGGGGACATATGATTCTAATCCATTTATATTATTAAATTATCATGATACTTTAAATAACATGTTTACAGTTGCTCATGAAATGGGTCACTCTCTTCATAGTTATTATTCTAAGCATGAACAAACCTATATCTATGGAGGATATAGCATATTTGTAGCTGAGGTTGCATCAACTACTAATGAAGCGACACTAATGAATTATTTATTAAATACAGTTAAAGATAAAAATCAAAGATTATATTTATTAAATTACTATTTAGAGCAATTTAGGTCTACTATATACAGACAAACTATGTTTGCAGAATTTGAAAAAATAATTCACAGTGAAGTAGAAAATGGTAAAGCATTAACTGCTGATAATTTATGTAGAATATATAAAGAATTAAATGAAAAATACTATGGACCAGATGTAGTTGTAGATGAAGAAATTGCAATAGAATGGGCAAGAATACCTCATTTTTATTATAATTTTTATGTATTTCAGTATGCTACAGGTTTTTCAGCTGCTATTGCTTTTTCACAAAAAATATTACAAAATAAAGAAAACTTAGAAAGATATATTGGATTCTTAAAAAGTGGTAGCTCTGATTATCCAATAAATGTATTGAAAAAAGCCGGCGTAGATATGACTACTCCTGATCCAGTTAATAATGCATTGAAGTTATTTGGTGAACTTGTTGATGAAATGGAGAAATTAATATAA
- a CDS encoding phospho-sugar mutase, which translates to MEYRQNYDKWLNESYFDESVREELMNINNNEEEIKDRFYKNLTFGTAGLRGKIGAGTNRMNKYTVALASQALALTIISQGGDIAKNRGVAIAYDTRKFSDVFAKTAALVLAYNGIKVYLFDEIKPTPVLAYTIRKLGCYSGIMITASHNPKEYNGYKVYWNEGSQILSDIADKIIDEIESIKDITMISLMDESDALQKGLLKIIDAEIYDAYIKDVLNLSLRQKIDKDLNIIYTPLNGTGNRPVRRVLKERGFKNVFVVKEQENPDPNFTTVGYPNPENINVFDYAKRLGKQKQGDIIIATDPDCDRMACMVTNKDKDYTFLNGNQIGALLINYILDARKEQNTIPKNGVIVKTIVTGELGKKIAQSYGVETIETLTGFKNICQNKNGYEKNGKYKFIFGYEESIGYVYSTIVRDKDGVIASMLLCEAAAYYKLQGKTLLDVLEELFQKYGYFNEKLVSIILEGKDGRERINRIMGRLKKNYLRQINNNKIDIFINYEEGKKYNLKLNTVEDVKLPNTNGVKFVFEDNSWFAVRPSGTEPKLKIYIYSISDTKKDSEEKTKKIEKVIMEMIEKVN; encoded by the coding sequence ATGGAATACAGGCAGAATTATGATAAATGGTTAAATGAAAGTTATTTTGATGAATCTGTAAGAGAAGAACTTATGAATATAAATAATAACGAGGAAGAAATAAAGGATAGATTTTATAAAAATTTAACTTTTGGAACTGCTGGACTTAGAGGGAAAATAGGTGCTGGTACAAATAGAATGAACAAATATACCGTAGCTTTAGCTTCGCAAGCTTTAGCGCTAACTATTATTTCTCAAGGGGGAGATATTGCTAAAAATAGAGGTGTTGCGATTGCTTATGATACTAGAAAATTTTCAGATGTATTTGCTAAAACGGCTGCGCTTGTTTTAGCTTATAATGGTATCAAGGTATATTTATTTGACGAGATTAAACCAACTCCTGTTTTAGCCTATACAATAAGAAAGTTAGGATGTTATTCAGGTATTATGATTACAGCAAGTCATAATCCAAAAGAATATAATGGATATAAGGTTTATTGGAATGAAGGATCGCAAATACTTTCTGATATTGCTGATAAAATAATAGATGAAATTGAGAGTATTAAAGATATAACAATGATATCTTTAATGGATGAAAGTGATGCTTTACAAAAAGGACTATTGAAAATAATTGATGCAGAAATTTATGATGCTTATATCAAAGATGTTTTAAATTTAAGTTTAAGACAAAAAATAGACAAAGATTTGAATATTATATATACTCCATTAAATGGAACAGGTAATCGTCCTGTAAGAAGAGTCTTAAAAGAAAGAGGTTTTAAAAATGTATTTGTAGTAAAGGAACAAGAAAATCCAGATCCTAATTTTACAACTGTTGGTTATCCAAATCCAGAGAATATAAATGTTTTTGATTATGCTAAAAGGTTAGGTAAACAAAAGCAAGGAGATATAATAATAGCAACAGATCCAGATTGTGATAGAATGGCGTGTATGGTTACTAATAAAGATAAAGATTATACTTTTTTAAATGGGAACCAAATTGGAGCATTATTAATTAACTATATTTTAGATGCAAGAAAAGAACAAAATACTATTCCTAAAAATGGAGTAATAGTAAAAACTATAGTAACAGGAGAATTAGGAAAAAAAATAGCTCAAAGCTATGGAGTAGAAACAATAGAAACTCTAACTGGCTTTAAAAATATATGTCAGAATAAAAACGGATACGAAAAAAACGGTAAGTATAAGTTTATTTTTGGCTATGAAGAAAGTATAGGTTATGTGTATTCTACTATAGTTAGAGACAAAGATGGAGTTATTGCATCTATGCTTTTATGCGAAGCAGCAGCATACTACAAATTACAGGGTAAAACACTATTAGATGTATTAGAAGAGTTATTTCAGAAATATGGATATTTTAATGAAAAGCTTGTGTCTATTATACTAGAAGGAAAAGATGGTCGTGAAAGAATAAATAGAATAATGGGCAGATTAAAGAAAAATTATTTAAGACAAATAAATAATAATAAAATTGATATATTCATTAATTATGAAGAGGGTAAGAAATATAATTTGAAATTGAATACAGTTGAAGATGTTAAATTACCAAATACGAATGGAGTTAAGTTTGTATTTGAAGATAATTCATGGTTCGCTGTTAGACCTTCTGGAACGGAACCAAAACTTAAGATATATATATATTCTATATCAGATACCAAAAAAGACTCAGAAGAAAAAACTAAAAAAATTGAAAAAGTAATTATGGAAATGATTGAAAAGGTAAATTAA
- a CDS encoding nucleoside triphosphate pyrophosphohydrolase, which translates to MKKEIPYNKLVRDLIPEIIKKDGKRCKVHTATEEEYEKKLLLKLHEETQEFTDEPCEEELADILEVIDGIIKYYNFSFKKINMIKSKKSASRGSFDKRIVLEKVLEE; encoded by the coding sequence ATGAAAAAAGAAATACCGTATAACAAACTTGTTAGAGACTTGATACCTGAAATAATAAAAAAGGATGGAAAGAGGTGTAAAGTACATACAGCAACTGAGGAAGAATATGAAAAAAAATTGTTGTTAAAATTACATGAAGAAACACAAGAATTTACTGATGAGCCTTGTGAGGAAGAATTAGCTGATATTCTTGAAGTTATAGATGGTATAATAAAATATTATAATTTTTCCTTTAAGAAAATAAATATGATAAAATCGAAAAAATCAGCTTCGAGAGGGAGCTTTGACAAGAGAATAGTGTTAGAAAAAGTATTAGAAGAATAA